A part of Vicinamibacterales bacterium genomic DNA contains:
- a CDS encoding UbiA family prenyltransferase has product MKKLGIFLEFSRPFTLLAPALGFASGAATAYGAHPREPWSADLIVYPLIGLTMAAVLNGASNALNQIYDLDIDRINKPKRPLPEGRLTIREAWQFTWVMYALALVLAWLVAPAGRRECFWIVLVATIITFLYSVPPARTKRLGIWANVTIAIPRGVLLKVAGWSAVKTVIAAEPWYIGAIFGLFLLGASTTKDFADMEGDARGGCRTLPIIYGVRRAAWMISPSFVVPFVMIAIGAWTGVLTGNFVLLQLLAFVMTAYGVYVCYLMLRRPEELAVEENHVSWAHMYRMMFVAQIGFALAYLL; this is encoded by the coding sequence ATGAAGAAGCTCGGGATCTTCCTCGAATTCTCCCGTCCGTTCACGCTGCTGGCGCCCGCGCTGGGCTTCGCGTCCGGCGCGGCGACCGCGTACGGCGCGCATCCGCGCGAGCCGTGGAGCGCGGACCTGATCGTCTACCCGCTGATCGGGCTGACCATGGCGGCGGTGTTGAACGGCGCGTCCAACGCGCTGAACCAGATCTACGATCTCGACATCGATCGCATCAACAAGCCGAAGCGTCCGCTGCCCGAAGGGCGGCTGACGATCCGCGAGGCGTGGCAGTTCACGTGGGTCATGTACGCGCTCGCGCTCGTGCTCGCGTGGCTGGTCGCGCCCGCCGGCCGCCGCGAGTGCTTCTGGATCGTGTTGGTCGCGACCATCATCACCTTCCTCTATTCGGTGCCCCCGGCGCGGACGAAGCGGCTCGGCATCTGGGCCAACGTGACGATCGCGATCCCGCGCGGCGTCCTGCTGAAGGTGGCGGGATGGTCGGCGGTGAAGACGGTCATCGCGGCCGAGCCGTGGTACATCGGCGCGATCTTCGGACTGTTCCTGCTCGGCGCGTCGACGACGAAGGACTTTGCCGACATGGAGGGGGACGCGCGCGGCGGCTGCCGCACGCTGCCGATCATCTACGGCGTCCGGCGCGCGGCGTGGATGATCTCGCCGTCGTTCGTCGTGCCGTTCGTGATGATCGCGATCGGCGCGTGGACGGGGGTGCTGACGGGCAACTTCGTGCTGCTGCAGCTGCTCGCGTTCGTGATGACGGCCTACGGGGTGTACGTCTGCTACCTGATGCTGCGGCGGCCGGAGGAGTTGGCGGTCGAAGAGAACCACGTCTCGTGGGCGCACATGTACCGCATGATGTTCGTCGCCCAAATCGGCTTCGCGCTCGCCTACCTGCTCTGA
- a CDS encoding DUF92 domain-containing protein: MSPGLSRRQAAAAKADHSETTRQFVHMAMGGFALLLRWIPWWQAVVLAAGAVVFNLFVLPRVAAALYRPGDRERGVHGILLYPLAILFLLLAFPARLDIVAAAWGILAIGDGLATLAGRAIGGQRWAWNRDKTVAGSAAFAAGGACAGIFLAWWCRPAVSPAPPMLFVLAAPLVASVCAALVETIPARLDDNVSVAASAAAVLWIVSLVDIESLQYAGALAASRLPAALALNALVAWAGHRARTVTLSGALVGASIGVTIYCGTGWQGWALLLVTFVAASLASRVGLTRKTLLGIAEERGGRRGAGNAIANTGAAALASVVVLTSADTAVPALAFAAALAAGGSDTMASEIGKAWGRRTWSITSLARVPPGTSGAMSLEGTLAGIAGAAGLGLAAIALGLIPRSALWIVVAASTAGALLESWLGATLEGPGILNNDMLNFINTAAAALLAVALAAWLG, encoded by the coding sequence GGTTCGCCCTGCTGCTGCGGTGGATTCCGTGGTGGCAGGCAGTCGTGCTCGCCGCGGGTGCGGTCGTCTTCAACCTGTTCGTGCTGCCGCGCGTCGCCGCGGCGCTGTATCGTCCCGGCGATCGCGAACGCGGGGTGCACGGGATCCTGCTGTATCCGCTGGCCATTCTGTTCCTGCTGCTCGCCTTTCCGGCCCGCCTCGACATCGTCGCCGCCGCGTGGGGCATCCTCGCGATCGGCGACGGGCTGGCGACGCTGGCGGGGCGCGCCATCGGCGGGCAGCGGTGGGCGTGGAACCGCGACAAGACGGTCGCCGGCAGCGCCGCGTTCGCCGCCGGCGGCGCCTGCGCCGGGATCTTTCTCGCCTGGTGGTGCCGGCCCGCGGTGTCGCCCGCGCCGCCGATGCTGTTCGTGCTCGCGGCGCCGCTCGTCGCGTCGGTCTGCGCAGCGCTCGTCGAGACCATTCCGGCGCGTCTGGACGACAACGTCTCCGTTGCGGCGTCCGCGGCGGCGGTGTTGTGGATCGTCTCGCTCGTCGACATCGAGAGTCTCCAGTATGCCGGCGCGCTCGCGGCGTCACGCCTGCCTGCTGCGCTGGCTCTCAACGCGCTGGTCGCGTGGGCGGGGCACCGCGCCAGGACGGTCACCCTCTCCGGCGCGCTGGTCGGCGCGTCGATTGGCGTGACCATTTATTGCGGCACGGGTTGGCAGGGGTGGGCGCTTCTGCTCGTGACGTTCGTCGCGGCATCGCTCGCCTCGCGCGTCGGCCTGACGCGAAAGACGCTCCTCGGCATTGCCGAAGAACGCGGCGGACGGCGCGGCGCCGGCAATGCGATCGCCAACACCGGGGCCGCTGCGCTGGCCTCCGTCGTCGTGCTCACGTCGGCCGATACCGCCGTCCCGGCGCTGGCGTTTGCGGCGGCGCTGGCCGCCGGAGGAAGCGATACGATGGCCAGCGAGATCGGCAAGGCGTGGGGACGGCGGACGTGGTCGATCACCTCGCTGGCGCGCGTGCCGCCCGGCACCTCCGGGGCGATGTCGCTCGAAGGCACGCTCGCGGGGATCGCCGGTGCGGCCGGACTGGGACTGGCGGCGATTGCGCTCGGACTGATTCCGCGCTCCGCGCTGTGGATCGTCGTCGCCGCGTCGACGGCGGGCGCGCTGCTCGAAAGCTGGCTCGGCGCGACGCTCGAGGGCCCGGGAATCCTGAACAACGACATGCTGAACTTCATCAACACCGCCGCGGCCGCGCTGCTCGCCGTGGCGCTCGCCGCGTGGCTGGGATGA
- a CDS encoding radical SAM protein yields MSPLFELGRKPPTTKMIALQVRERGAASLDEAQRRADAARYQEVTCRSALNPVKGMPFAWTLNPYRGCTHGCHYCFARRYQTQFELGPGDEFSSLIFVKVNFPDVLRRELDKPTWTREQVALGTATDPYQPIEGHYKLTRRTIEALIAARTPVGIVTKGPMIVRDADLLAELSRVAKCTVCMSVPTVDEDAWRALEPGTAHPMQRLRAVRALRDAGVNAGVLMAPVVPGFTTNSAKLDATVKACADHNAAFVGANVLYLKGGTKDHFMGFLRHSFPEMVAGYERLYPGAYAPAEYVESVRALIEMIQQRHDVNRRDRRVETRASASGQPPADPQPSPNAQATLF; encoded by the coding sequence ATGAGCCCGCTCTTCGAACTCGGCCGTAAACCGCCCACTACCAAGATGATCGCGCTGCAGGTGCGCGAGCGCGGCGCGGCATCGCTCGACGAGGCGCAGCGGCGCGCCGACGCGGCGCGCTACCAGGAAGTCACCTGCCGGTCGGCGTTGAACCCGGTCAAGGGGATGCCCTTCGCGTGGACGCTGAACCCGTATCGCGGGTGCACGCACGGCTGCCATTACTGCTTCGCGCGGCGCTACCAGACGCAGTTCGAGCTCGGGCCCGGCGACGAGTTCTCGTCGCTGATCTTCGTCAAGGTCAACTTTCCTGATGTCCTCCGGCGCGAGCTGGACAAGCCGACGTGGACCCGCGAGCAGGTCGCGCTCGGCACTGCTACCGATCCGTACCAGCCGATCGAAGGGCATTACAAGCTGACCCGGCGCACGATCGAGGCACTGATTGCCGCCCGCACGCCGGTCGGCATCGTCACCAAGGGCCCCATGATCGTGCGCGACGCGGACCTGCTCGCAGAACTGTCACGCGTCGCGAAGTGCACCGTCTGCATGAGCGTTCCCACGGTGGACGAGGACGCATGGCGCGCCCTGGAGCCCGGTACCGCGCATCCGATGCAGCGGCTCAGGGCGGTCCGCGCGCTGCGAGACGCCGGGGTGAACGCCGGCGTGCTGATGGCCCCCGTCGTTCCCGGGTTCACCACCAACAGCGCGAAGCTCGACGCTACGGTCAAGGCATGCGCGGACCACAACGCCGCCTTCGTCGGCGCGAACGTGCTCTATCTGAAGGGAGGCACGAAGGACCACTTCATGGGATTCCTGCGGCACTCGTTTCCCGAGATGGTGGCGGGCTACGAGCGCCTCTACCCGGGCGCGTACGCTCCTGCCGAGTACGTCGAATCGGTGCGGGCGTTGATCGAGATGATCCAGCAGCGGCACGACGTGAATCGGCGCGACCGCCGCGTCGAGACGCGGGCGTCAGCGTCCGGTCAACCGCCGGCCGATCCACAGCCGTCGCCGAACGCCCAGGCCACGCTCTTCTAG